A single genomic interval of Vulpes lagopus strain Blue_001 chromosome 19, ASM1834538v1, whole genome shotgun sequence harbors:
- the P2RY14 gene encoding P2Y purinoceptor 14 produces the protein MTNSSTTQPPEESCSRNTVITQQIVPVLYLVVFVAGILLNGVSGWIFFYVPSSKSFIVYLKNIVVADFLMSLTFPFKILADSGLGPWRIHVFVCRVSAVLFYVNMYVSIVFFGFISFDRYYKIVKPLLTSFIHSVNYSKLLSVMVWVLMLLLAVPNIILTNQNVSNVKVTRIKCVTLKNELGLKWHKASNYIFVGIFWIVFFLLIFFYTAITRKIFKSHLKSRRNSISVKRKSSRNIFSVMFVFFVCFVPYHTARIPYTQSQTEAHYSCRSKEILLYVKEFTLLLSAANVCLDPIIYFFLCQPFRETLCKKLHIPFKAQHDSETSKTKRENTTHESTDTL, from the coding sequence ATGACCAATTCCAGCACCACACAGCCTCCAGAGGAGTCCTGCTCGCGGAACACCGTCATAACTCAGCAGATCGTTCCTGTGCTGTACCTCGTGGTCTTCGTCGCGGGGATCCTGCTCAACGGTGTATCTGGATGGATATTCTTTTACGTGCCAAGCTCCAAGAGTTTCATCGTCTATCTCAAGAACATTGTTGTTGCTGACTTTCTGATGAGCCTGACTTTCCCCTTCAAGATTCTGGCCGATTCGGGCCTGGGGCCCTGGCGGATCCACGTGTTCGTGTGCAGGGTCTCCGCTGTGCTCTTCTACGTCAACATGTATGTCAGCATCGTGTTCTTTGGGTTCATCAGCTTTGACAGATACTATAAAATCGTGAAGCCTCTTTTGACTTCTTTCATCCATTCCGTCAATTACAGCAAACTCCTGTCAGTGATGGTGTGGGTGCTCATGCTCCTGCTGGCTGTCCCCAACATCATCCTGACCAACCAGAACGTGAGCAACGTGAAGGTTACACGCATAAAATGCGTGACACTTAAAAACGAACTGGGACTAAAGTGGCACAAAGCCTCAAACTACATCTTTGTGGGCATCTTCtggattgtgttttttttgttgatctttttctaCACTGCTATCACGAGGAAAATCTTCAAGTCCCACCTTAAGTCCAGAAGGAATTCCATTTCGGTCAAGAGGAAATCTAGCCGCAATATATTCAGCgtcatgtttgtattttttgtctgttttgtacCTTACCACACTGCAAGAATCCCCTACACGCAGAGCCAAACAGAAGCTCATTACAGCTGCCGATCAAAAGAAATTTTGCTCTATGTAAAAGAATTCACTCTGCTCTTGTCGGCTGCAAACGTATGCCTAGatcctattatttatttcttcctatgCCAGCCCTTTAGAGAAACCTTATGTAAGAAACTGCATATCCCTTTCAAAGCTCAACATGACTCAGAAACAtccaaaaccaaaagagaaaatacgACGCATGAAAGCACAGACACACTGTGA